The Candidatus Dormiibacterota bacterium genomic interval ACGCGGATCACGAACGGCTCGTGCAAGCCGTCGCCGCCGGTGCTGTTGCCGATGATGTCGTTGTTCAAATCCGCGACGATCGGCGCGTGCGCCGCGCGCATCTCCTTGGCAAAGTGATCCGAGCCCCACAGGCCGAGCTCCTCACCGTCGAAGCACGCGAAGATGATGGTGCCCTTGAAATGGGTCGAAGCCATAACGCGCGCGGCTTCGAGTACGGCTGACGTTCCCGAGCCGTTGTCGTCGGCGCCCGGTGCGACGCCTAATCCGTCCGTGCAGTCGCCGTTGCAATCGTCATAGTGGCTGGACATCACGTAGATGCGTCCCGGCTCCGTGCCGCGTAGCGTCGCGATGACGCTCGATTCGGTAACGGCGCGCGGGGTGCGTGGGGTTTTCGGCTGCACGTAGGTGTCGAACCGAACGGTCATGCGGCCGTCGCTCTTTGCCGCAATTGCCCGAAACTGCGCGGCGATCCAATCCCGCGCGGCGAACACGCCCGAGGTCGCGGTCGACGTGGTCTCCGAGAAATCGTTTCGGGTGCGAAAGTTCACCAGCGTCGTATCGTCGGTTTCGAGGCGCGCTGCGCTCACTTGGTCGACCAAGGCCGTTATGCGGGGGTCGGCGGGAGCGGTGGCGGCCGATGCCGCGCTTGGAAGCTGGGCGAGGAGCGCGAGCGCAAGGCTCGAGGCAAAGGCGGCATGAAAACGCATCATCCCCCCTGCTTGCACGCGCGGGTGCCGCCCTCTTGCCGGTTTACGGCCCCGAGGTCTCAGACGTCCGTCGAAATCGTCCCAGCCGCACGGCGGTGCCGCGATCCGGGAGCGAGAGGACGTCAAAAAAATCCGTGCACCGCTGCATGATCGGGATCCCTCGCCCACGCTCGCTCAGGTCTGCGGGCAAGGGAACGATCCCGGTGGGAACGCGCCGGTAGCCTTTTCCACGATCGATCACGGTAGCGACGATGCGCTCTCGGTCCACCTCGCACAGCACTTCGATGTCGTCCTGTGAGGCGGCGTGCTCGATGGCATTCGCCAGGGCTTCGCCGACCGCGAACAGGAGCGACTCGAGATCCTCGTCTCGAATCTCGTGGATGCCTGCAAATCCCACGATCGCATCGCGGACCGTTCGCGCGTATCGCGGGTCCGGGGGCACTCGAAGATGAAGCGTGCTCATATCGCCATGCGCGGCACGCTTCTTGGGATGATTGAATTGGGTGGCCATGAGCTTCTCTCTCATTCTACCGAAAACTGATGCGGCTAAACGTCCCGGCAAGCCGGCCCTCGCTGCCCGTCCGCTGACCGCGCCAGGCATCACCCGATTCGGCGACCAATCCAGCGGTCTCGTTTTGCCATACCACCTTCGAAGGAGCCCATCCCATGGCGTATGCCCCGCCGCAAGCCGACGAACTTGAATCCTACGTCGAGCGAGCCCGCAATTCGCAGGCCCGCATCGTCACGCCAAAAGGCGACATCGTGTTTACGTTTTTCCCCGATGAGGCGCCGATGCACGTCGCCGCCTTCATGAAGCTCGCGGAGGCCGGCTTCTATAATGGCCTCACCTTCCACCGGGTCGAGCCCAACTTCGTGGTCCAGGGCGGCGACCCGGACGGCAACGGAACCGGCGGGCCCGGATACAGTCTCAAGGCCGAATTCAGCAAGCTTCCGCATCTGCGCGGCACCGTGGCCATGGCGCGATCCTCGAACCCCGACTCGGCCGGATCGCAGTTTTACATCTGCCTCGACGACGCGCGTTTTCTCGACAATCAATACACGGTGTTCGGTCAGATGAGCTCGGGCTTCGAAGCGCTCGACGCGATTCGCCGCGGCGATGAGATGACGAGCGTTACGCTGGAAGCCAAAGGCTCCTAGCGTGCCTACGCCCCGCTCCGGCCCGCGCTCTCGAATGAGAGCCGGGCCAGGCGGTGGGTTGCGCGATACATGCGCGCGTAGTCGCGCACGTCCTTGCTGAATATCGCCAGCACGTACGGCGAGTCGCCGAACGGTTCGACGATCGCCATGTCGTTACGCGTTCCGTCGATTTCGCCGGTCTTATTCGCGACCTGGATGCCGTGCGGCAAACCCGCCGGTATCCCGTCGCGGTCGGTCTGCCCGAGCATGATCTCGATCATCCGGCGACAATGAGTGGCGGAAACGACGGTGCGCACGCCCTCCCTTGCGCCCAGCGCGATTCGGTAGAGGAGCTCGCCCATATCGGCCGGCGCGGTGAGATTATCTTGGTGGTGAACGATCGCGGTGAAGTCCAGGAACGTGCGCGCGAGGACGGTGTGCCGCATGCCGATCGTCGCGCCCATCCGGTTGATCGCGTCCATCCCGAAATGATCGATGAGCATATTGCTCGCGGTGTTGTCGCTGAGTTGAATCATCGGGACGAGCAACTGTGCGACGGTGAAGCGCTGCCCGTCGCGCGCGTGGATCATAAAATCGGAGCCGCCGATGAGATCGCGGCGATGCGTGACGAGCTCCTGCGCTAGCGTACCCGGATGGCGTTCCTCCAGTGCGAACGCGGTGGTCATAATCAAGAGCTTGATGGTCGACGCGGTGGGAAAGATCGCTTCCGCGTGATAGGCGATGAGCGGTGGAGCATCTGCCAGCGTGCGGCAATAGACGCCGATGATGCCCGGCACGTCGCGGGCGATCGCCGCTACGCGCGCCTGCACCGTCGCCGCCTCGATGGAATGAGGAGCTAGGCTAAGCGCCGCGGCACCGGCCACGAAAGTGGAGCGTTTCACGATCCGGTTCCCTGATAGTGGCGCAGCCCAACTTGCCAGAAGGCGTA includes:
- a CDS encoding peptidylprolyl isomerase, whose product is MAYAPPQADELESYVERARNSQARIVTPKGDIVFTFFPDEAPMHVAAFMKLAEAGFYNGLTFHRVEPNFVVQGGDPDGNGTGGPGYSLKAEFSKLPHLRGTVAMARSSNPDSAGSQFYICLDDARFLDNQYTVFGQMSSGFEALDAIRRGDEMTSVTLEAKGS
- a CDS encoding serine hydrolase, with the translated sequence MKRSTFVAGAAALSLAPHSIEAATVQARVAAIARDVPGIIGVYCRTLADAPPLIAYHAEAIFPTASTIKLLIMTTAFALEERHPGTLAQELVTHRRDLIGGSDFMIHARDGQRFTVAQLLVPMIQLSDNTASNMLIDHFGMDAINRMGATIGMRHTVLARTFLDFTAIVHHQDNLTAPADMGELLYRIALGAREGVRTVVSATHCRRMIEIMLGQTDRDGIPAGLPHGIQVANKTGEIDGTRNDMAIVEPFGDSPYVLAIFSKDVRDYARMYRATHRLARLSFESAGRSGA
- a CDS encoding M20/M25/M40 family metallo-hydrolase — its product is MMRFHAAFASSLALALLAQLPSAASAATAPADPRITALVDQVSAARLETDDTTLVNFRTRNDFSETTSTATSGVFAARDWIAAQFRAIAAKSDGRMTVRFDTYVQPKTPRTPRAVTESSVIATLRGTEPGRIYVMSSHYDDCNGDCTDGLGVAPGADDNGSGTSAVLEAARVMASTHFKGTIIFACFDGEELGLWGSDHFAKEMRAAHAPIVADLNNDIIGNSTGGDGLHEPFVIRVFSEALPRGTVDARVNLLGLENDSPSRELARFVSDTVPAYLPEMHVRQIFRADRFLRGGDQESFQAEGFPAIRFVEPHENFRHQHQNVRVVDGVQYGDLPQFNDWNYLARATQVNIATLATLALGPAQPADAQMVLQHLGYDSTLRWKPAADAVSYEIVWRATDAALWQHVKNVGNVTQATVPVSKDDYILGVRSVDAEGLRSVVAYPEPVRVP
- a CDS encoding ATP-binding protein is translated as MATQFNHPKKRAAHGDMSTLHLRVPPDPRYARTVRDAIVGFAGIHEIRDEDLESLLFAVGEALANAIEHAASQDDIEVLCEVDRERIVATVIDRGKGYRRVPTGIVPLPADLSERGRGIPIMQRCTDFFDVLSLPDRGTAVRLGRFRRTSETSGP